A stretch of DNA from Glycine max cultivar Williams 82 chromosome 18, Glycine_max_v4.0, whole genome shotgun sequence:
ctacatGTAATTCCACTTAAACAAAGATTACACGTGACACTGCACGACACATGCTTATGTGTCCAGTTAACGGTTATATAAGTAGTTAACGAATCTCGATTAACGACAAAGacctaaaacaaaaattttaaaatattagggaTCCAATTCAAAGGAAGATTTTATGAGAGATCAAAGTCGCATATATATCATgcacaaaaacatatttaagcaaaaaacaattaattaattattcttggTGCAATGTTGTAGAGGTGACCCACCGTGAGTTGTGGTAAAATGTAAATTCATCCCAACGGCGACCACCGTTGGACCAAGAAGTAGAAAAGCTTACGATTCTCAACCTACGCCACCACAACAAAGATTCCCATAACCTTAACCCACGGTAACTACTAAATTCCGATGCTACTTTTCATCCCCTCTCTCGTAACAGTTTTTCTCTGTCCCACAACAAAACCACTACCCTCAAACGCTCTTTATTCTGCTCCACTGTTTCCCACGCTTCTCTGCAAAACCCATTTCGAGAAACTCCTTCACTTGCGCTCTCACACATTCACCCACTCACAAGTACGTGTACCCCGACCCAGTTCCCGAATTCGCAGAGCACGTGAGTGAGTGCATTCATTCATTTTTGCCGTGAAAATTTTGCATATTCTGTAACTTTTTTATTGATTCCATCTTGTGAGGTGCACTGCAGGAGACCCAGAAGTTCAAATTTGAACTCTTTTGGAAGCTTTCGGAGGAGGGCGTGGACGAGTTCGGGGACGACCTTCATTCGGTCGTAGATGTTTGCGCGCAGGTGAATGTAGTTTTCCTTTTCAAAAAAACTTAACTTTGTGACAAGAACGTTTCTGGGTGTCGTTTAGTTCTTGTTGTCTTCCAAAGTTTCATCAATTATTATCATagggtaaaagaaaaaagaaaaaaaaaaaaaaaggaactcaTTGGAATGCTTGAAAGCAATTAATAGTTTTAGACTACTTAAAATAGTGGGATGGTTCACTTTGGATATGTTTGGATAAGATTGTGATTTGTTTATTGTACTTGAGAGCTAGACTGCTAGGTGTTTGAGAAAACGATTGAACGAATATTGAAGTATGAcaataaagttataaaattgtgTAGGAGTGGGACAGTTACTGCAGCTTTGTAAGTTTCTTTTTGTCCATTCTAGCTATCAATTATGTGCTTAAACTTATGCAGTCAATGATTGAAACTTTAGATTTTGGTATGATTTGATGGTGAGAG
This window harbors:
- the LOC102661727 gene encoding protein PLASTID REDOX INSENSITIVE 2, chloroplastic, whose product is MLGAGGLESVPESEVVGLDATFFSVPQQNHYPQTLFILLHCFPRFSAKPISRNSFTCALTHSPTHKYVYPDPVPEFAEHETQKFKFELFWKLSEEGVDEFGDDLHSVVDVCAQIFSEFLHKEYRGPGTLLVEPFTDMMVALKKKKLPGAALAARESLLWLQNFVDKDWEVWNSKLK